A segment of the Nitrospina gracilis 3/211 genome:
TTCAACTTGCCCACACCGTGCTCGGCGGAAACGGTACCTCCCCATTCCAGGATTTGGTCCACAATTCTTCCATACAACGCCCTGGCCTGGTCGATTTGATATTTATCAGGAAGCAGGTTGATATGCAGATGGTTGTCGCCGATGTGTCCAAACATGGCGTAATCGATTTCACTTTCTTCCAACTCAACCCGGTAAAAACGCATCATTTCAAGAAAGTGGTCGTCGTCCACAGCCATGTCCGTCCCCATTTTCACCCGGCCCATCCGGCTGTTTTCTTCGTTCAGGATAAGCGGGACCTGATGGCGGAAATCATGAAACCGGGCAATGTCCTTGGGCCCCTGAGCAAACCATGAATCTTCCAAAAGGACGTCTTGCGATTCCAGGAATTCGTACCAGGCCTCCAGCGAACTTTCAAATTCTTCCTCGTTCGTCACATCCTGTTCAAAAAAAAGGGCGGCTTCGGCCTTGTCCGGAACATTTTGAAATTTTTTCTTGAGCCGGATCAGCGAGGGGCGGTCGAAGTATTCCAGCGAACAGGGATCGATGACCTCGGAAGATTCTTTCCGGATAGCCTCGACCAGGTTCCAGCACTTTTCTTCGCTGTCCATGAAAAGGATTCCGCTCAAAAATTCGAAGGGTGCTTTTCGGAGCTTCAACCGAACGCCTGTTATCAGGCAAAGGGTGCCATCCGAACCGACAAACAAATCGATCCAGTCCATGCCGGGCCTATAGAAATATCCGGCGGCGTTTTTGATTTGCGGGCTTCGGTATTCCACCGCGGGAAGTTCAAGCTGTGTGCCGTCATCCAGTTCCAGTGGCCGGTCGATGGTTTGCCCGCGTCTCAGGTGGGCGGAACGTCCGTCTGCAAGGAGGATATCCAGTTCCTGGACGTAATCGCGCGTAACGCCGAATTTGTAACTGCGGGATCCGGATGCATTGGTGGCGAGGGTCCCGCCAATGGAAGCGAGGGTTTCTGTCGGGTTTGGAGGGTAAAACCAGCCGGAACCTTTCAAATGCACGTTCAGATCTTCCAGCGTCACAGCCGGTTCAACAAAAATAGTTCCCTCATCCACGTCTCCGATTTTTTTAAACCGTTCCATGGAAACAATAATTCCCTCAACCGGTACCCGGGAAGCAGTGAGGCCCGTTCCCGCACCGGAAACGGTTACAGGCTGGGTGTTTTCCTTGAGAAAAGCCTTCAATTCCTCAACCGTTTCGGGGATCACCACTTCAGAGGCAGCCCCCGGAGGACAGTTGGAGGCGTCTTTCAAATAAGGCGCAATGGCCTCGGGGTTCGTTTTTCGTCGCATGATTTCAAAAAGGTATTTGTAGAAACCGTGAAGATGTGGTCAGCGGCGGGTGGATTCCATCAGGCTGTCAGCCTGTGGCGGTAAAAACCCTGCGTAACCGTTATGCCGTTCAATCAGTTCGAGCACGGAGTAAACTTTGCCATTGCGGGTTTCCGGTTCCGTAAACACCTGGCGCAGATCCGATGAGGGGCCACCCACGATGTCCCCCGCCATTCGAAATCCGTCGCGCTCCAGAGAGGAAATGGCCGACTCGATGTTCTCCACAAGAACTGCGATGTGATGAAAGCATTCATCCCCGTGGTCGTTGACCCAATGAGGAATCAGGCTCTCCTTTCCACGGTCATCATCATAGGCCTGATCTATGAAAAAGGCCGGATAACCGGGTTTCCGGTATACCTTGGCCCACCAGCTGTCAAATTCCAGGAGCCCGATTCCCTTGTCTTCCCGGTAACCGAGTTCCAGGAACTGGCGGGAACGCCTCTCAACATTGTGGGTGCGTATGGTCACATGATCCAGAACCGGCATCAGGCCAATACCACAGTCATTGAGTTTTCCAGCGAGATACCTTCCCGCACGATTGCCTTCTAAAAACCGCTTGAGGTAATCATCTAGAATTTGATCCAAAACAGACATAGAAATTCTTATTTTGTGTCTTCAGGCGTTTCCGGCGGTTTGGTTTTTACCTGTGGTTGATCCACCGATTCGTCTTCCGTCTGAGAAGGGTAATTATGAATGAACCGGGCGTAGCGAACCATCAGGACCAGCATGGCCAGCACGATACCGACCACAATGACTAGAAATACTGAATTGCTCAAAATGAATCTCCCTGACAAGCTGAATATTCTCTTTACATTTTACCAAAAGAAAGGCGGCCCCCTCACCTTCAATCCTGCTTCCGCTTTATTTTCTCCAGCCTCTGTCGGGCAAAATATTCAGCCTCATCCAGACTTCCCCGTTCCAGAAAGCTCTGAATTTCCGGATCGACTATGAGGCTTTGTAGGAATTCCTTTCGTTGCCCGGGGTCGGACAATACCTCCATTGCTAATTTTCGCATCCGCTCCTGCAATTTCACCTGCAACAGGTCCACCCGGGTGATGGTTTGCCTCAGAATCGGTTCCAGCCGGGCTCGGAAGGTTCCCGACATCAGCGGACTTTTCCCGCTGGTCGAAATCGCGACCTTTACATTGTCGTCAAGGGAGATCACTGCCGGGTGGTTGAAATCGCTCACTTCCGGATCGTCCACCGCGTAAACATAAGACCCCGCCTCCAAACCGGATTTCACCAGGTTCCGGTTCAATTCCCGCGAGTCGGTGGCAGCCATGACCAGTATCAAATGGTCGTAATTTTTAAGAAACTCCCCGTTTTCAACAATCATGACGGTGCACTGCACATAGCCTTCTGCCTCCCATTTACGAATGGGCTCGGAGATGCGGTCGGCAACGACGATGATTTCACAATCCTGTCCCAGCAAAGCTTCCACTTTTCGCGTGGCTTCCCGCCCCGCGCCGATCACCACCACCTGCTTGCCCTTCAAATTGAGATCAATCAACATGGTTCGAATTTTCCTTTCGGGAAATCTGGAAACAGTTGTCGATACTGGAACGCTCCGCCTTCGCTTTGCCAATTTCCTCCAAAACAGCCACCCCTTTTTCACACTTATAGAAAGGAAACTCCAGGTACAACCTTCCTATGGTGTACTGTGCATTCAGATATTGGGATTGATCGAATCCCGCCTGCAACACATATTCCCGGGCTGGACGCAACCGATCCCATTTCCACTGGTCTCCGGACGCAATCAGGTTCTGTTTTGCTAGAAAACGCGCAATGCTGTCGGCGATCACCATGTGGCCATTGATATTGGGATGCACATGTTCTAGAAACAGGCCTTCACCCGGCAGGCCTTTTGCCGAAACCCTTTCGAATCTGGGTGCCAGGTCCAGAACCATCCCCCCCTCCTCGGCCCCGACATCTTTTACAATTTGATGGAAACGCAGACAGGCCCGCAGATGAAGCCGGTCGTGCTCGCGGGCCTGCAAATAATGGAACCGGGCCTTGTCCATTTGGTTCAATTGGTCGTAGGCCCGTGCAATCCCATAATGCGCCTCCGCGTATTGCTCATCCTGCTGGTGGGCGGCTTGAAAATGTTTCAACGCCTTTTCATATTGTTCCTCTTTCAATGCATCACGACCTCGCTTTGCGGATTCCAGGATAAGCGTACGCGAACCGGCGGAAATGGTTTCGGAAAATCCGGACCGAATGGGAGAAAAGTCGCGCAGGTTGGAAACCAGGGTGAGGAGCAGGACCTGGATTCCGCGTTTGTTTGCTTTCTGCACCAGGTCCTTCAGGTTGGCTTTGTAATTGCGTTCTGCCTCGGCGTGAAGGGGTTCGTCCCAAACCATGTTTTCCCGGGACAGCATGGCGCGAAACAGGTTTACTTGGCTTTCACGGGTTGCCTTCTCCCTGTCACGGGATTTCAGCCACAAGCTGGCACGTTCCAGCGCCAGATACACACGCGAGTGAAACAAAAAGGTGGCGAGGCGGATCACTTCCCGGTTCTGACCATAATTGACCGCGGAGTTGACGCCGAAGTGTCCGATGAATTCGTTGTGCCCGCTATACACAATGAGGAGATCCGGTTCGTAATCCATCAACTGGGATGTCAGGTCCAGCACACCAAAACTGCTGAGCGCATCGTAACCGGCATTGATCACCTCAACCCGCCTGCCGGGAAGCACATCATTGAGGATGCCCTGCAACAATCCGGAATAACTGATGCGTCGGTCCGTGTAAGGAAATCCGCGCGTGGTGGATGCCCCGACCATGAAGATGCGGTACACCCCGGGTTGCTTTTTGCGCGAAAACTCCGTGTCCTCGTACCACGGTTGATCGGTGAACAGATCGCGAATATTGACAGGCAGGTGTTGGAAATAATGCAGGGCCACGTACTGGGTGTTGAGGGAGACCTTGCCTTCATCCTGCGGACGGGTGCCCGTAATGACAAATTCGAATTGATCACCGAATCCGCCCAGCCGCAACCCCCCTTCAAGCAGAAGCAAACACCCCACCCCCACCCCGAACGAGACAAGGGCTTTAAATAATATGGAGTTACGGAATCGAGTCCACATATGGATCAGCGATGATTTGTCTTGGGAAACGGAGCTTTAATATGAACATTGGGTTTTGAATAATTAAAGGATTGTAGTGCACCGTATTGACAAATTCACCCAATAAGAATTAGATTTGAGAAGAAAGGATTTTCATTTATGGTCCTCAAATTCAAACATCTCGGCTCGGTTATGGTTCTGGTCGCAGTTCTGTTTCTGTGGTGCCAGTCGGCTCAGGCCATGATGATGCCGGAAGAAGCCAGCATGATGAATTGCAGTCAAACCATGATGTGTGGCGTGTGTGCAGTGGCTCTCCACTCTGTATCTCCCGTATTGAATTCGCCGCCGCCGGAAATCCGCATGTATGTTGAAGTCGTTCCCAAAGCACCGGCCCCCCATCCGGTGCCGCTGTACCATCCCCCTCGATAACGCACATACTTTCTCCCTACACAAACGCAACAATTATCGCCCATTTGGGCTAATTATTCCCGTGATGACCTGTGCCCGGGAAGGAGGAATTCATGTGCCGCTATTGGTTTTTTGTGGCCGCACTGTGCCTGGTCCCTTCATTGGGGCTGGCAAAGGATGGCCAACACCGTATTTTTAAAACCACATTAAACAGTTTCATTCAGGAAGCATTGCAAAACAACCCTGAATTGGCGGAAGTACGCCAGAAAATCAAGGTTCTGAAAGAAATCCCGCCGCAACGCAAATCCTTGGAAGACCCGATGATGATGGTCGGATTGATGAACCTTCCCGTTGATACGTTTTCTTTCCGCCAGGAGGCGATGACGCAGAAGCAGATCGAAGTGACGCAGGCGCTCCCCTACCCAGGCAAATTGAATCTTCGCTCCAAAGAAGCTCTTCAGGATGTCCGCATTGCGGAACAGACCCTGCACGACCTGGAACTCGAAATCATCAGGCAGGTAAAAACATCCTTCTATGAAATCTGCTTCTTCCGTGCGGCCCTCGACACCACCCGGCAGAACAAAATTTTGCTTGAACAGTTCGTCACCATTGCCGAGTCCAAATACGCAGTGGGAAAAGGAATCCAGCAGGATGTCCTTCAGGCACAGGTGGAGTTGTCAAAAATACTGGACCGGCTGATTGAACTCGAACAGCTGAAAGATCAGGAAACCGCCCGCCTGAACACTTTGATGGACCGGCTCCCGCAGGCGCCGTTGCACATCCCGCATGGAATCACACAAACACCATTTCATTATACGGTAGAGAACCTGCAAGCGCTGGCCGAGAAAAACCGGCCGGCGCTGAAAGAAATCCAGGAAGCCATCGAAAAAATGAAGGTTCGGAAACAGTTGGCGGAGAAAGAATATTACCCGGATTTCCAGGTGGGTTTCCGCTACGGCCAGCGGCAGGATTCTCCTTTCACGGATCACCCGGATTTTGTTTCAGGGTTTGTCGGAGTCAACATCCCCATCTGGCAAAAAACGAAACAGGACCGCAAAGTGGCGGAGGAGAATTACCGGATTTCCGTTCTTCGGGAATCGTTCCGGAAAGTCCGCAATAAAATTTTCATGGAAATCAAAATGTTGATGGACAAGGAAAAGAAAAACCGGGAACTCATCCAACTGGTGAAAACGGGCATCATCCCGCAGGCCAAACAATCGCTGGAATCGGCACTGGCGGCCTACAGCGTGGACAAAGTTGACTTCCTCACGTTGATCGACAACCAGGTGACCCTTCTCAACTGGGAAATCAAGTACCACCGGGAATTGACTCACTACGAGCAAAACCTGGCGGCCCTGGAAAGCCTGGTGGGTAAAAGCCTCGTTGAGCCGAACAAAACGGAACGGTGAAACCATGACCGATGAAGAAGAATATAACAAACCGCCTAAAGACAATAACAAAGAGGCCGACGGTTCAACTGATGGTAAGGGTACGGATTCCACATCGAAGCAGGATGAGGAAGAAGTTCTGTTTCCTCTAGTGAAACGCATCGAAGGGAAAACCAAACCAGCCCCCGATCGAAAGAGTTTTCGCTGGTTGAATCTGGTTCTGCTGTTCGTGCTGGTGACGGGTTTCTATTTCATCGGTTTTTTGACCGGCCCGGCGCAATGGGAGAACACGAAACGTGCTTTTTCTGAATTCATTTCATTCTCAAAGGAACGCATCGTCCCAGTAAAAGAAAACGTCAAGGAATACATCGAGGCAAAAATGCAACGGCAGGAGACGCCTCAAGGCACCATGCGGGAAGGGTCCGGGTCCGAAAATCAAAAAATGCCCATGCCTGAGATGAAACATAAAAAGGAAAGGCGGAAAGTCAAATACTGGCAGGCGCCGATGGACCCCAGTTACAAACGGGACACTCCCGGAAAAAGTCCGATGGGTATGAACCTCATTCCTGTTTATGAGGATGAGAAGGAAGATTCGGCAATAAAGATCAACCCCACGGTCGTGCAAAACATCGGCGTCAAAACGGAGAAAGTGAAAGTGAGGAAACTGATCCATAACATTCGCACGACCGGCACTCTGACTTATGACGAGAGGAAGGTGCATCACATCCATACCAAATTTGGCGGCTGGATTGAGAAGCTGTATGTGGATTTTACCGGGCAGGAAGTGGACCATGATGACATGCTGATGGAGATTTACAGCCCGGAACTGGTTTCCACTCAGGAGGAATTCCTTTTAGCGCTCCAGTATAAAGAATCCCTGGAAGACAGCCCCTTTAAGGAAATCCGCCGTGGTGCGGAAACACTTCTCTCCTCCACCCGCAGGCGGTTAGAGTTGTTTGATGTGGCACAACACCAGATCCAAGAGTTGATCAAAACCCGAAAAGTGAAAAAGACCATGCACATCCATTCTCCGACCCGGGGATTTGTGGTCCATAAAAAAGCCGAACACGGCCAGTATGTCGAACCCGGAACCCCGCTTTACACCATTGCGGACCTGTCCCGCATCTGGGTGCTGGCCGACATCTATGAGTACGAAATGCCCTGGAT
Coding sequences within it:
- a CDS encoding VOC family protein, whose translation is MSVLDQILDDYLKRFLEGNRAGRYLAGKLNDCGIGLMPVLDHVTIRTHNVERRSRQFLELGYREDKGIGLLEFDSWWAKVYRKPGYPAFFIDQAYDDDRGKESLIPHWVNDHGDECFHHIAVLVENIESAISSLERDGFRMAGDIVGGPSSDLRQVFTEPETRNGKVYSVLELIERHNGYAGFLPPQADSLMESTRR
- a CDS encoding TolC family protein, coding for MCRYWFFVAALCLVPSLGLAKDGQHRIFKTTLNSFIQEALQNNPELAEVRQKIKVLKEIPPQRKSLEDPMMMVGLMNLPVDTFSFRQEAMTQKQIEVTQALPYPGKLNLRSKEALQDVRIAEQTLHDLELEIIRQVKTSFYEICFFRAALDTTRQNKILLEQFVTIAESKYAVGKGIQQDVLQAQVELSKILDRLIELEQLKDQETARLNTLMDRLPQAPLHIPHGITQTPFHYTVENLQALAEKNRPALKEIQEAIEKMKVRKQLAEKEYYPDFQVGFRYGQRQDSPFTDHPDFVSGFVGVNIPIWQKTKQDRKVAEENYRISVLRESFRKVRNKIFMEIKMLMDKEKKNRELIQLVKTGIIPQAKQSLESALAAYSVDKVDFLTLIDNQVTLLNWEIKYHRELTHYEQNLAALESLVGKSLVEPNKTER
- a CDS encoding efflux RND transporter periplasmic adaptor subunit, translating into MTDEEEYNKPPKDNNKEADGSTDGKGTDSTSKQDEEEVLFPLVKRIEGKTKPAPDRKSFRWLNLVLLFVLVTGFYFIGFLTGPAQWENTKRAFSEFISFSKERIVPVKENVKEYIEAKMQRQETPQGTMREGSGSENQKMPMPEMKHKKERRKVKYWQAPMDPSYKRDTPGKSPMGMNLIPVYEDEKEDSAIKINPTVVQNIGVKTEKVKVRKLIHNIRTTGTLTYDERKVHHIHTKFGGWIEKLYVDFTGQEVDHDDMLMEIYSPELVSTQEEFLLALQYKESLEDSPFKEIRRGAETLLSSTRRRLELFDVAQHQIQELIKTRKVKKTMHIHSPTRGFVVHKKAEHGQYVEPGTPLYTIADLSRIWVLADIYEYEMPWIEIGQEATMNLPYFPGNQFKGRVTYIDPFLDPKTRTIKVRMEFENPEWALKPAMYANVTLKSPLAKKGVAVPEQAVIRSGDMDMVVVQNEKGKFETRQVALGVEAEGYYQVLRGLKSGETVVTSSSFLIDSESRLKEAMDKLDSSSGNPEPKETQKPGKLELKLDNKRTAHNH
- a CDS encoding precorrin-2 dehydrogenase/sirohydrochlorin ferrochelatase family protein; translated protein: MLIDLNLKGKQVVVIGAGREATRKVEALLGQDCEIIVVADRISEPIRKWEAEGYVQCTVMIVENGEFLKNYDHLILVMAATDSRELNRNLVKSGLEAGSYVYAVDDPEVSDFNHPAVISLDDNVKVAISTSGKSPLMSGTFRARLEPILRQTITRVDLLQVKLQERMRKLAMEVLSDPGQRKEFLQSLIVDPEIQSFLERGSLDEAEYFARQRLEKIKRKQD
- a CDS encoding tetratricopeptide repeat protein: MLLLEGGLRLGGFGDQFEFVITGTRPQDEGKVSLNTQYVALHYFQHLPVNIRDLFTDQPWYEDTEFSRKKQPGVYRIFMVGASTTRGFPYTDRRISYSGLLQGILNDVLPGRRVEVINAGYDALSSFGVLDLTSQLMDYEPDLLIVYSGHNEFIGHFGVNSAVNYGQNREVIRLATFLFHSRVYLALERASLWLKSRDREKATRESQVNLFRAMLSRENMVWDEPLHAEAERNYKANLKDLVQKANKRGIQVLLLTLVSNLRDFSPIRSGFSETISAGSRTLILESAKRGRDALKEEQYEKALKHFQAAHQQDEQYAEAHYGIARAYDQLNQMDKARFHYLQAREHDRLHLRACLRFHQIVKDVGAEEGGMVLDLAPRFERVSAKGLPGEGLFLEHVHPNINGHMVIADSIARFLAKQNLIASGDQWKWDRLRPAREYVLQAGFDQSQYLNAQYTIGRLYLEFPFYKCEKGVAVLEEIGKAKAERSSIDNCFQISRKENSNHVD
- a CDS encoding FAD-binding oxidoreductase, translating into MRRKTNPEAIAPYLKDASNCPPGAASEVVIPETVEELKAFLKENTQPVTVSGAGTGLTASRVPVEGIIVSMERFKKIGDVDEGTIFVEPAVTLEDLNVHLKGSGWFYPPNPTETLASIGGTLATNASGSRSYKFGVTRDYVQELDILLADGRSAHLRRGQTIDRPLELDDGTQLELPAVEYRSPQIKNAAGYFYRPGMDWIDLFVGSDGTLCLITGVRLKLRKAPFEFLSGILFMDSEEKCWNLVEAIRKESSEVIDPCSLEYFDRPSLIRLKKKFQNVPDKAEAALFFEQDVTNEEEFESSLEAWYEFLESQDVLLEDSWFAQGPKDIARFHDFRHQVPLILNEENSRMGRVKMGTDMAVDDDHFLEMMRFYRVELEESEIDYAMFGHIGDNHLHINLLPDKYQIDQARALYGRIVDQILEWGGTVSAEHGVGKLKKAYYHQMVGKETLDQLRTLKNRLDIRNLLGRGNLL